The following coding sequences are from one Paenibacillus sp. JDR-2 window:
- the ybaK gene encoding Cys-tRNA(Pro) deacylase has protein sequence MSNKTNACRKLDALHIKYTLHEYEWDEEHLDVDTVADKVGLPSNQLYKTLVLKGDKTGVIAACIPGDKELNLKSLAQASGNKKVEMVAVKEIQALTGYIRGGVSPLGMKKSYPFYLHETVTGMELISISAGKRGLQIFLSGADLAIASEGKLVDIAH, from the coding sequence ATGTCTAACAAAACAAATGCCTGCCGTAAGCTGGACGCTTTACATATCAAATACACGCTTCACGAATACGAGTGGGACGAGGAACATTTGGACGTCGATACCGTTGCGGACAAGGTTGGTCTTCCTTCTAACCAGCTTTACAAGACTCTTGTGCTGAAGGGAGATAAGACCGGCGTTATTGCTGCCTGCATCCCGGGAGATAAGGAACTGAATCTGAAAAGCTTGGCGCAGGCAAGCGGCAACAAGAAAGTAGAGATGGTCGCGGTAAAGGAGATTCAAGCTTTAACGGGGTACATCCGCGGCGGTGTATCTCCGCTTGGAATGAAGAAGAGCTATCCGTTTTATTTGCACGAAACCGTGACGGGTATGGAACTCATCAGTATTAGCGCGGGAAAACGCGGATTGCAGATCTTCCTCAGCGGCGCAGATCTGGCCATCGCGTCTGAAGGCAAGTTGGTTGATATCGCGCATTAA
- a CDS encoding YciI family protein, protein MRYLMMVKASGFTEAGIGTGRDYAAKLLSYRNDLKQAGVLLAYEELQPSSAGLRVDYPTGGGEAEVWPGPFSIDQGLIAGFTLIDVDTEEEALQWALRMPVPAGQGAYGIELRRLEDRLVQSHNPRQAAMELDLKNYLQL, encoded by the coding sequence ATGCGATACTTAATGATGGTGAAGGCGTCCGGCTTTACCGAAGCGGGAATTGGTACAGGCAGGGATTACGCGGCAAAACTGCTATCATACCGGAATGACCTGAAACAGGCTGGTGTGCTTCTTGCTTATGAAGAGCTGCAGCCAAGCTCGGCCGGGTTAAGAGTCGATTATCCGACAGGCGGCGGCGAGGCGGAGGTTTGGCCGGGACCTTTTTCAATAGACCAGGGGCTTATCGCAGGGTTTACCTTAATTGATGTCGACACGGAAGAAGAGGCGCTGCAATGGGCGCTGCGCATGCCGGTTCCGGCTGGACAAGGAGCATATGGCATTGAGCTTCGCAGGCTTGAGGACCGGTTAGTGCAATCGCATAATCCAAGACAGGCCGCCATGGAGCTGGATCTGAAAAATTACCTGCAGCTGTAG
- a CDS encoding YciI family protein: protein MRFMMIVKATSDSEAGVLPSQELIDAMQKYNEELVKAGVLLAADGLHSSSNAVRISYPEPGGKPKVVDGPFTEAKEMIAGYTLIEVKSREEAIEWALRMPDPHGYGQGEIELRQVFEVEELMEDPESRAREEELRKQIEETKNA from the coding sequence ATGAGATTCATGATGATCGTAAAAGCTACTTCGGATTCGGAGGCAGGCGTTCTGCCAAGCCAGGAGCTGATTGACGCTATGCAAAAGTACAACGAGGAGCTTGTGAAAGCAGGCGTCTTGCTCGCCGCCGACGGTCTGCATTCCAGTTCCAACGCGGTCCGGATTTCGTATCCGGAGCCAGGGGGCAAGCCAAAGGTAGTCGACGGTCCATTTACGGAAGCAAAAGAAATGATCGCCGGTTATACGCTGATCGAAGTGAAATCAAGAGAAGAAGCGATCGAGTGGGCGCTCCGCATGCCGGATCCGCATGGTTACGGCCAAGGCGAGATTGAGCTCCGCCAGGTGTTCGAGGTGGAAGAGCTGATGGAGGATCCGGAATCGCGTGCCAGAGAGGAAGAGCTGCGCAAGCAGATCGAGGAGACCAAAAACGCGTGA
- a CDS encoding RNA polymerase sigma factor, with amino-acid sequence MSVSQTHRTIETIWRMESPKLIAGVTRIVRDVGLAEDIAQDALVIALDRWPETGIPEKPGAWLMTTAKRRALDLLRRNKLQDQKYVEIAREIDTYTEDDVERALDGEIEDDLLRLIFMTCHPVLSQDARVALTLRLLCGLTTDEIARSFLIAESTVAQRIVRAKRTLNAEKVPFEVPVGKELEERLSAVLEVIYLMFNEGYSATSGQNWTRPLLCQEALRLGRVLAAIVPGEPEVHGLVALMEIQSSRLKTRVNAQGEPILLMDQNRALWDQLLIRRGLAALERGQKLGRTLGPYALQASISACHAVARTPEDTNWIRIAALYEALSRQTPSPIVELNRAVAIGMAFGPTYGLQLVDALYTEPALSEYHLLPSVRGDLLEKLGRYEEAAAEFERAATMTRNEKEQALLLKRAAACRQEGGQA; translated from the coding sequence GTGAGCGTCTCCCAAACGCATCGCACCATCGAAACGATATGGCGAATGGAGTCGCCCAAGCTGATTGCAGGCGTAACGCGGATCGTTCGGGATGTCGGACTGGCGGAGGATATTGCCCAGGATGCGCTTGTCATCGCGCTTGATCGCTGGCCCGAAACGGGCATTCCGGAGAAACCCGGTGCCTGGCTAATGACTACGGCGAAGCGCCGGGCACTGGATCTGCTGCGGCGCAACAAGCTGCAGGATCAGAAATACGTCGAAATAGCCCGGGAAATAGATACGTATACCGAGGATGATGTAGAACGTGCTCTAGACGGGGAGATTGAAGACGATCTGCTGCGGTTGATCTTTATGACCTGCCATCCGGTATTGTCGCAGGACGCAAGAGTCGCGCTGACGCTGCGTTTGTTATGCGGCCTGACAACCGACGAGATTGCCCGTTCCTTTCTTATCGCAGAGTCAACGGTTGCCCAGCGGATTGTCCGGGCGAAGCGTACGCTGAATGCGGAGAAGGTCCCTTTTGAGGTGCCGGTCGGCAAAGAGCTTGAAGAGCGGTTGTCCGCTGTTCTCGAAGTGATCTATCTGATGTTTAACGAGGGGTACTCGGCTACCTCCGGGCAGAACTGGACGCGCCCGCTTTTATGTCAGGAGGCGCTTAGGCTGGGACGTGTCCTTGCCGCTATTGTACCGGGAGAACCGGAGGTTCATGGGCTGGTCGCCTTGATGGAAATTCAATCCTCAAGGCTAAAAACCCGCGTGAATGCGCAAGGCGAGCCGATCCTTCTGATGGATCAAAACCGGGCGTTATGGGATCAGCTGCTGATCCGCCGCGGGCTTGCTGCCCTGGAGCGCGGGCAAAAGCTGGGGCGGACGTTAGGTCCGTATGCGCTTCAGGCATCTATCTCCGCTTGCCATGCGGTGGCGCGTACCCCGGAGGATACGAATTGGATTCGGATTGCCGCGCTTTACGAAGCGCTATCGAGGCAGACGCCTTCTCCTATTGTGGAGCTGAACCGCGCTGTTGCTATCGGAATGGCTTTTGGCCCGACCTATGGGCTGCAGCTTGTGGATGCCCTTTACACCGAACCTGCACTCTCGGAATACCATCTGCTGCCTAGCGTTCGGGGTGATTTGCTGGAGAAGCTTGGCCGTTATGAAGAAGCCGCTGCAGAGTTTGAACGGGCAGCCACGATGACCCGCAATGAAAAGGAGCAGGCGTTATTGCTGAAGCGGGCGGCAGCATGCAGGCAGGAAGGAGGGCAGGCATAA
- a CDS encoding alpha/beta fold hydrolase → MNTVISKDGTKIAYDKTGRGPALVLVAGAFSYRKFPGQVELAKALSSRYTVYNYDRRGRGDSGDASSYAIEREIEDLNAIIEAAGGSAYVWGLSSGAVLALEAAASGSNITRLALHEPPFIVKAEDRKPPSDFTEHVGKLIAADQRAEAIKYFMTKGMGAPFFVIPMMRMMPGVWSRLMAVAHTLPYDAALLKGYMNGHSLPRDKWRGVAVPTVVLEGTESPVSLRHAAQQTAEVLPNAKLISKKGLGHTKKLQTDKIAHELTSFFAV, encoded by the coding sequence ATGAACACAGTGATCTCGAAGGACGGCACCAAAATTGCTTACGATAAAACAGGGCGCGGCCCGGCGCTCGTATTGGTAGCGGGAGCGTTCAGCTACCGGAAGTTCCCGGGGCAGGTGGAGCTTGCGAAAGCGTTGTCCAGCCGGTACACCGTCTATAACTATGACCGGCGCGGACGCGGCGACAGCGGAGATGCTTCCTCTTATGCGATTGAACGGGAGATCGAGGATCTGAACGCGATTATTGAAGCAGCAGGCGGCTCCGCATATGTCTGGGGATTATCCTCCGGCGCTGTGCTTGCTCTCGAAGCGGCAGCAAGCGGCTCTAACATTACAAGGCTGGCGCTGCATGAGCCGCCGTTTATCGTGAAGGCGGAGGATCGGAAGCCGCCAAGCGATTTTACCGAGCATGTTGGCAAGCTGATTGCAGCAGACCAACGGGCGGAAGCGATCAAATATTTTATGACTAAAGGCATGGGAGCCCCTTTCTTCGTTATTCCGATGATGAGAATGATGCCGGGCGTATGGTCGAGGCTGATGGCGGTAGCGCACACGCTTCCTTATGATGCGGCTTTGCTCAAAGGCTACATGAACGGCCATTCGCTGCCGAGGGACAAATGGAGAGGCGTTGCTGTTCCCACCGTCGTGCTGGAAGGCACGGAAAGCCCGGTATCCCTGCGGCACGCCGCGCAGCAGACGGCAGAGGTATTGCCTAATGCGAAGCTGATCAGCAAGAAAGGCCTTGGGCATACGAAAAAACTGCAAACGGACAAAATCGCCCACGAGCTTACTTCTTTCTTTGCGGTTTAA
- a CDS encoding VOC family protein, which translates to MINQLGQVMLYVNDQEKARVFWTEKAGFKVVAEEEAMGQKWIELAPEGAQTSIILHDKEVVAKMSLGVNLGTPSLMFFSDKLDELYSEFKNKNVTVGELVELPFGRVFNFADEEDNYFAVMERK; encoded by the coding sequence ATGATTAATCAGCTTGGACAAGTGATGCTGTACGTGAACGATCAGGAGAAAGCACGGGTGTTTTGGACGGAAAAAGCAGGGTTTAAAGTTGTGGCAGAGGAAGAAGCCATGGGCCAAAAGTGGATCGAGCTTGCTCCGGAAGGCGCGCAGACCTCCATCATTTTGCATGATAAAGAAGTAGTTGCCAAAATGTCGCTCGGAGTAAACCTTGGCACGCCGTCGTTAATGTTCTTCTCCGACAAGCTGGATGAGCTGTACAGCGAATTCAAGAACAAGAATGTAACGGTAGGCGAGCTTGTTGAGCTGCCTTTCGGCCGGGTATTTAACTTCGCGGATGAAGAAGACAATTATTTCGCCGTAATGGAAAGAAAATAA